The following proteins are encoded in a genomic region of Pungitius pungitius chromosome 17, fPunPun2.1, whole genome shotgun sequence:
- the LOC119219568 gene encoding zinc finger protein 846-like, with protein MSSVENLREFVNERLSAAAEEIFGVFKRTVVEYQEEIDRQRRLLDVFWKPEVRLHRIELPQSRVCKEEEEEEKEEKEEVLSDQQLCLQERKPSVDQEDPDPPQIKEEQEELCSSPEGEQLAPKQEAFTLTPTCEERGHGDDQLLDLCTDETESVIQETSYSNISVESTTVVELNNDHHFLPHNSHKSAFETLTRVHSDEKPFSCKTCGKGFKYSSNLKAHMRVHTGERPYSCITCGKTFIEASHLKTHLRVHTGERPYSCITCGKTFTNKSHLRSHIRIHTGEKPFSCITCGKTFSKTSTLKTHTRIHTGEKPYSCSICGKTFTDTSNLNRHIRIHVQEKPFSCITCGKTFSRTSHLKDHTRIHTGEKPYSCITCRKTFTDKSHLKRHIRIHSGERSSPDSIVHMRRNHKGETS; from the exons atgtcttcagtggagaatttgagagagtttgtcaacgagcgactatctgctgctgctgaggaaatattcggagtttttaaaagaaccgtcgtcgagtatcaggaagagatcgaccggcagcgcagactgttggatgttttttggaaacccgaagtaaggttacacaggatag agctcccacagtcacgtgtctgtaaggaggaggaggaggaggagaaggaggagaaggaggaggttctctctgaccagcagctctgtctccaggagaggaagcccagtgtggaccaagaggacccagatcctccacagattaaagaggaacaggaggaactctgcagcagtccagagggagagcagcttgcacCAAAGCAGGAGGCCTTTACGTTGACTCCTACTTGTGAGGAAAGGGGACACGGTGATGATCAACTTTTGGACTTGTGTACTGATGAAACTGAGAGTGTGATACAGGAAACATCTTATagcaacatttcagttgaaagCACCACTGTAGTTGAACTAAACAACGACCACCATTTTCTCCCTCACAACTCTcataaatcagcatttgagaCTCTTACaagagtccatagtgatgagaaacctttttcgtgcaaaacatgtggaaaaggattcaaatataGTAGCAACTTAAAAGCCCACATGAGagttcacactggggaaaggccatattcctgcatcacctgtgggaaaacattcattgAGGCATCACATTTGAAGACACATTTAAGAGTTCatactggggaaaggccatattcctgcatcacctgtgggaaaacattcactaacaAATCACATTTAAGGTCACATAtaagaattcatactggggagaagccattttcctgcatcacctgtgggaaaacattctctAAGACATCAACTTTGAAGACTCATACacgaatccatactggggagaagccatattcctgcagcatctgtgggaaaacattcactgataCATCAAATTTAAATCGTCATATAAGAATCCATGTTCAGGAGAAGCCGTTTTCTTGCATcacctgcgggaaaacattcTCTCGGACCTCACATTTGAAGGatcatacaagaatccatactggggagaagccatattcctgcatcacctgcaggaaaacattcactgacaAATCACATTTGAAACGTCATATAAGAATACACAGTGGGGAAAGAAGTTCTCCTGACTCAAttgtccacatgagaagaaaTCACAAAGGTGAAACATCATAG